TTTGTTACTCTCACCAATATATCATGGACCTCCTATATCACCATGGGATCTacctcattattttttaaagtgtttaatagGTTAATAGATGTACATTTCCCTGCTCATGCCACTTACCTATCTCCTTTttggtgtgtggtgggggggagggatgGTTATTATAAAAGCGACGCTGCATGGATATTCTTTTACAGGCATTTTTGTGTACAGATATTTTCTAGAAGTGGAAATGCCAGATGGAAGTATTAATGgaggaatttagaaaatatttttcaaccattttagtttcttatttttaaaaaaatttccaactATATTGTTGCCCCTCTTTTCCTATGTTATTGCTGtccttttattattgatttgCAGGAATTATGCTTTGATTATGAAATATTCTTAGGTTTTCCTTCTTGACCTGACTTACAACTCTAATTGTTCTCAATGTCCAGCTCAAATAgacattttctcttttacttacACTATCTGTTCATTCTGGAAACATAAATCATTAGTTTCCCTAGAACATGAAACGGAACATTTCTTGTCATCTCTCATATTTGTCATTTCTCAAAACTCTGAAACTCACATGGACACAGACATAACTGAATGCATATAGTTAGCAACAGTAACAGGTTATATATATTGagtgtttactatgtgccaggcattctgTTTAaagtgtttggaaggaatgatgctaaagctgaaattccagtactttggccacctcatgcgaagagttgactcattggaaaagactctgatgctgggaaggatcgggggcaggaggaggaggggatgacagaggatgagatggctggctggcatcactgacttgatggacgtgagtctgagtgaactccaggagttggtgatggacagggaggcctggcgtgctgcaattcatggggttgcaaagagtcagacacaactgagtgactgaactgaactgaactgaatgtttttatATCATTCAGTCCTTTCAGTAGCTACATTAATTAtactcatgttcattgcagcattatccacaatagtcaaaatatgaaaaaaaacctaaatgaCTGTCAAtagagaaaatgtggtatatataaagagtggaatattactcagttatacaAAAGAAGAAcattctgccatttgtgacaacttgGATGGACTTGGAGACCATGATGTTAAattaaataagtcagacagagaaagataaatactgtatgatctcacttatgtgtgaaatctaaaaacgCCAAGCTCATAGAAACAAAGAGCTTATGTCCAGGTGTGACATGTGATGTCCAGGGTGTGGGTAAAATGGGCAGGGTTTGGAAAAATGTTATACATCCCCATTTATAAGACAAATAAGTTCTGGGTATATAATGAACAGTATGGTAACTATAGTTAACAATTCTGCGTCATATACTTTAAAGTTGTTAACAGTGTAGATGCTAAATGTTCCTAACACCCATACCCGCACACATAGAacataactatgtgaggtgatggatgcgTTAACTGACCTTTATTGTAGTCATGATTTCACCACggatgtatatcaaatcatcaagTTCTATACCTTAAGCTTCCACAaacattatatgtcaattatacgtCAATAGcactggaaaaattaaaaaaaaattaaaaatgggcaaaaccaAACTATAATGTTTAAGCACACATGTGTATGtggaaaaattaaacagaaagcaAGGAAGGGAAGTAATTGACATAAAAAGTCAAAGAACAATTTTTACCCTTATGGGGAAGGGAGGAGCAGCACTTTGGTAGAGGCAGAGATAACTATTTTACgatgtcatttatatgtggaatctaaaaagtaatacaaatgaatctttatacagaacagaaatagactcgcagacatagaaaacaaacttatggttaccaaagggcaaAGTgagaaggggagggataaattaggagtacgGGATTaacatacaaactactatacataaaataattgatagaagtttactgtatagcacagggaactatatttaatatcttctaataacctataatggaaaagaatcagaaaagtatataagtaaaactgaatcactttgctgtacacctgaaagcaAAACTCAGAGAAAGAATGTTCCTAAAGTTTTACAGTGTGAAGTGGTGGACTTTGGTTCTGACTTGTAACTTCGGACGTGGTCTTGCATCCTTGTTACTATAACACTACATATTATTAGAACTGGGAACATGTATACAGGGGCTTCAACTCATATAACGCAAtcactttattttacaaatagggaaacaaaggctcagagatgttaagtgaTTATCCAGCTGTCATGCACTATATAATGTCAAAGCCAGCATTGGAACACAGAACTTATAGCCCCATCCTTATTCTTCTATAGATCACTGTTTGTTTAAGATAAAGTATCAGattatttcctttgtatttcaTTCTACCAACCACaatcactcctgtattcttggactAGAGATATCTTCCATAGTTCCTTTGTGACTTCAGCGAAATaagaatttcactttcattttcatcatgtcatatatatatacatatatatacacaagccCCCGACCTGTGGACTTCAGGTAGGCATCTAGTAAAAATAAGCAAGAACCATTTTGAAAGTGAGTAGTAAACTGCTCAGAGCATGGACACTTCACAGGGATGATTAGTGGTTACTGGTGTCAGTGGTCCCTTCCCTGAAATGTAAATATGAGGAAAAGAGAAGTCTCAGGTTCAAGGACACTATAGTGGTCAGGCTCTTAGGAGACCATTTTTCAACCCTCAGCTCTGAGTCTTGGAGACTTGGACCTTTCAGTCCCAAGAAAGAGTGTTAAACATGTTTCTTTTGAGTATTTTCCCCAGTGCCCCCTTTATATCCCTGTTTCTCAGGCTGTAGATGAAGGGGTTCAACATAGGGGTCACCACTGTGTACATTACTGAGAAGACTCGGTCCTTTCCACctgaaggggatgatggagggcATAAATAGACCCCAATAGCTGTGGTGTAAAACAGAGAGACCACAGAGAGGTGTGAGGTGCAACTGGAAAAGGCCTTTTGCTTACCCTTTGGGGAATCGATTCCTAGGATAGCCAATGCAATGTAAAAGTAAGACATAAGGATGCAGACAAAGGGTCCAATTAACAGTGTTCCTGCCACAAGGATGAGCACCAGGTCATTGACATAAGTGCTGGAGCAGGCCAGGTTTAGGAGTGGGACCAGATCACAGAAGAAGTGGGGGATGACATTGGGGCCACAGAAGGAAAGCCTGGTCACCAGGAGGGTGTGCACTAGGGCATGGAAGGTAGTGACCACCCATGACCCAGCCACCAACAGGACGCAGCGTTGGGAGTTCATGGTAATGGCATAATGGAGAGGTTGGCTGATGGCCATGTAGCGATCCAGTGCCATCACAGCCAGGAGAAAGTTGTCCAGATCTGCAAACAGGCCAAAGAAATAGAGTTGTGTCAGGCACCCACCATA
This region of Ovis canadensis isolate MfBH-ARS-UI-01 breed Bighorn chromosome 3, ARS-UI_OviCan_v2, whole genome shotgun sequence genomic DNA includes:
- the LOC138436228 gene encoding olfactory receptor 1f45-like; its protein translation is MTLPGPPRDRQIPDLDRRNQTGTYEFLLMGLSEHPEQQPLLFGLFLGMYLVTVWGNLLIILAIGSDVHLHTPMYLFLANLSFSDIGFISTVIPKMLNNIGSGSRWISYGGCLTQLYFFGLFADLDNFLLAVMALDRYMAISQPLHYAITMNSQRCVLLVAGSWVVTTFHALVHTLLVTRLSFCGPNVIPHFFCDLVPLLNLACSSTYVNDLVLILVAGTLLIGPFVCILMSYFYIALAILGIDSPKGKQKAFSSCTSHLSVVSLFYTTAIGVYLCPPSSPSGGKDRVFSVMYTVVTPMLNPFIYSLRNRDIKGALGKILKRNMFNTLSWD